Proteins from a genomic interval of Quercus robur chromosome 9, dhQueRobu3.1, whole genome shotgun sequence:
- the LOC126698282 gene encoding CSC1-like protein RXW8 isoform X1, which translates to MNVSAFLTSVGINTGLCAVLLMLYSILRKQPSNVNVYFGRRLASMHSTHSNPFSLERFVPSPSWIVKAWKTNEEEILGIGGMDAVVFLRMVVFSIRIFSIAFVICFLLVLPVNYYGKEAIHHKRISSEQMEVFTIENVKEGSRWLWTHCLALYIITCSACILLYFEYKSISQMRLAHITGSPTNPSHFTVLVRALPWSSEESYSDSVKRFFTNYHASNYLSHQMVYRSGRVQKLMTDAEKMYMVIKAASIEQNCKPSLMQHGLCGQHADSFNILPSEDGSVSGKSVVNMDMGKSTKESAAAFVFFKTRYAALVAAQVLQFSNPMLWVTNLAPEPHDVYWSNLCIPYKQLWIRKIGTLVATIAFMFVFLIPVTLVQGLTQLDQLQQTFPFLRGLLKKKYMSQLVTGYLPSVVLILALYIVPPVMMLFSAVEGSISRSGRKRSACCKVLYFTIWNVFFVNVFTGSVISQLNVFSSVKDIPTQLAKAVPRQVTFFTTYVLSSGWASLACEVMQVFALSCNLFKRFVLRKKDDSSSGTLSFPYHTEVPRLLLFGFLGFTCSILAPLIVPFLWVYFVLAYFVYRNQILNVYVSKYETGGQLWPVVHNTTIFSLVLSQIIALGVFGIKRSPVASGFTFPLIICTLLFNEYCRQRFLPIFKTNAAEILIEMDRKDEQSGKMEEIHRQLRAAYYQFTVASHELCKFECLSHGAKKSSPDPKNVKPGNEPRQQNGSQTVHCNLDVEKSSPDPKNVKPGNEPRQQNGSQTVHCNLDVEENRMK; encoded by the exons ATGAATGTTTCTGCTTTTCTTACCTCTGTAGGAATTAATACAGGTTTGTGTGCGGTCCTTTTAATGCTATATTCCATATTAAGAAAACAACCAAGCAATGTAAATGTGTACTTTGGACGGAGGCTTGCTTCAATGCACTCAACACACAGTAATCCTTTTTCCCTCGAGAGGTTTGTTCCTTCCCCTAGTTGGATAGTGAAAGCTTggaaaacaaatgaagaagaaaTATTGGGTATTGGTGGCATGGATGCTGTGGTTTTTCTCAGGATGGTTGTTTTCAG TATTCGAATCTTTTCTATTGCTTTTGTCATTTGCTTTCTTCTAGTGCTTCCAGTGAATTATTATGGGAAAGAAGCAATTCATCACAAGCGAATCTCTTCAGAGCAAATGGAAGTATTTACCATTGAGAATGTTAAGGAAGGTTCAAGGTG GCTTTGGACTCATTGTCTCGCATTATACATTATAACCTGCTCAGCTTGCATTCTTCTTTACTTT GAGTACAAGAGCATTTCCCAGATGAGACTAGCACATATTACTGGATCTCCAACTAATCCAAGTCATTTTACAGTTCTTGTCCGTGCCCTCCCCTGGTCGTCAGAGGAATCTTACAGTGATTCTGTGAAAAGATTTTTCACAAATTATCATGCATCAAACTACTTGTCACACCAAATGGTGTACCGGTCTGGTAGAGTTCAGAAACTGATG ACTGATGCAGAGAAGATGTACATGGTTATTAAGGCTGCTTCTATTGAACAGAACTGCAAGCCAAGTTTAATGCAACATGGTCTTTGTGGACAGCATGCAGATTCTTTTAACATCCTTCCTAGCGAGGATGGTAGTGTTAGTGGGAAATCTGTTGTTAATATGGATATGGGTAAAAGCACAAAG GAGAGTGCAgctgcttttgtttttttcaagaCTCGCTATGCTGCTCTCGTTGCTGCACAGgttcttcaattttcaaatcCCATGTTATGGGTAACAAACTTGGCTCCAGAGCCACATGATGTTTATTGGTCAAACCTTTGTATACCATACAAACAACTTTGGATCCGTAAGATAGGAACACTTGTGGCTACTATTGCCttcatgtttgtgtttcttATTCCTGTAACACTTGTTCAAGGTTTGACTCAACTAGATCAGCTACAACAAACATTTCCATTCTTGAGAGGACTTCTGAAGAA GAAGTATATGAGTCAGCTGGTAACAGGTTACCTTCCAAGTGTAGTTTTGATTTTAGCTCTGTATATTGTACCACCAGTCATGATGCTATTTTCAGCAGTAGAGGGGTCTATTTCCCGCAGTGGGAGAAAAAGGAGTGCATGCTGCAAAGTCTTGTACTTCACAATTTGGAATGtcttttttgttaatgtttttACTGGCTCCGTTATCAGCCAATTGAACGTCTTTTCTAGTGTGAAAGACATACCTACACAACTTGCCAAAGCGGTTCCTAGACAG GTTACCTTCTTCACGACTTATGTTTTATCATCTGGTTGGGCAAGTTTGGCTTGTGAAGTGATGCAAGTCTTTGCCCTTTCCTGCAACTTGTTTAAAAGATTCGTACTTAGAAAAAAGGATGATTCATCCAGTGGCACCTTGTCTTTCCCATACCATACAGAAGTCCCACGACTCCTCTTGTTTGGATTCCTTGGCTTTACATGTTCCATCTTGGCACCCTTAATAGTGCCCTTCTTGTGGGTCTACTTTGTACTTGCTTATTTTGTCTATCGAAATCAG aTACTCAATGTATatgtttcaaaatatgaaaccGGGGGACAGTTATGGCCCGTTGTTCACAACACAACAATCTTTTCATTGGTACTATCACAAATAATCGCTCTTGGGGTTTTTGGAATCAAACGATCACCAGTGGCTTCAGGCTTCACATTTCCATTGATTATCTGCACTCTTCTATTCAATGAGTATTGTAGGCAGCGATTTCTCCCAATATTTAAGACCAATGCTGCAGAG ATTCTTATTGAGATGGATCGGAAAGATGAGCAGAGTGGAAAAATGGAAGAGATTCATCGACAGTTGCGTGCAGCTTATTACCAGTTCACAGTAGCTTCTCAtgaattgtgtaaatttgaATGCTTGAGTCATGGGGCCAAAAAAAGCAGCCCAGATCCAAAAAATGTGAAGCCAG GTAATGAACCAAGACAACAAAATGGGTCACAAACTGTTCATTGCAATTTGGATGTAGAAAAAAGCAGCCCAGATCCAAAAAATGTGAAGCCAG GTAATGAACCAAGACAACAAAATGGGTCACAAACTGTTCATTGCAATTTGGATGTAGAAGAAAACAGAATGAAGTAA
- the LOC126698282 gene encoding CSC1-like protein RXW8 isoform X2, with amino-acid sequence MNVSAFLTSVGINTGLCAVLLMLYSILRKQPSNVNVYFGRRLASMHSTHSNPFSLERFVPSPSWIVKAWKTNEEEILGIGGMDAVVFLRMVVFSIRIFSIAFVICFLLVLPVNYYGKEAIHHKRISSEQMEVFTIENVKEGSRWLWTHCLALYIITCSACILLYFEYKSISQMRLAHITGSPTNPSHFTVLVRALPWSSEESYSDSVKRFFTNYHASNYLSHQMVYRSGRVQKLMTDAEKMYMVIKAASIEQNCKPSLMQHGLCGQHADSFNILPSEDGSVSGKSVVNMDMGKSTKESAAAFVFFKTRYAALVAAQVLQFSNPMLWVTNLAPEPHDVYWSNLCIPYKQLWIRKIGTLVATIAFMFVFLIPVTLVQGLTQLDQLQQTFPFLRGLLKKKYMSQLVTGYLPSVVLILALYIVPPVMMLFSAVEGSISRSGRKRSACCKVLYFTIWNVFFVNVFTGSVISQLNVFSSVKDIPTQLAKAVPRQVTFFTTYVLSSGWASLACEVMQVFALSCNLFKRFVLRKKDDSSSGTLSFPYHTEVPRLLLFGFLGFTCSILAPLIVPFLWVYFVLAYFVYRNQILNVYVSKYETGGQLWPVVHNTTIFSLVLSQIIALGVFGIKRSPVASGFTFPLIICTLLFNEYCRQRFLPIFKTNAAEILIEMDRKDEQSGKMEEIHRQLRAAYYQFTVASHELCKFECLSHGAKKSSPDPKNVKPGNEPRQQNGSQTVHCNLDVEENRMK; translated from the exons ATGAATGTTTCTGCTTTTCTTACCTCTGTAGGAATTAATACAGGTTTGTGTGCGGTCCTTTTAATGCTATATTCCATATTAAGAAAACAACCAAGCAATGTAAATGTGTACTTTGGACGGAGGCTTGCTTCAATGCACTCAACACACAGTAATCCTTTTTCCCTCGAGAGGTTTGTTCCTTCCCCTAGTTGGATAGTGAAAGCTTggaaaacaaatgaagaagaaaTATTGGGTATTGGTGGCATGGATGCTGTGGTTTTTCTCAGGATGGTTGTTTTCAG TATTCGAATCTTTTCTATTGCTTTTGTCATTTGCTTTCTTCTAGTGCTTCCAGTGAATTATTATGGGAAAGAAGCAATTCATCACAAGCGAATCTCTTCAGAGCAAATGGAAGTATTTACCATTGAGAATGTTAAGGAAGGTTCAAGGTG GCTTTGGACTCATTGTCTCGCATTATACATTATAACCTGCTCAGCTTGCATTCTTCTTTACTTT GAGTACAAGAGCATTTCCCAGATGAGACTAGCACATATTACTGGATCTCCAACTAATCCAAGTCATTTTACAGTTCTTGTCCGTGCCCTCCCCTGGTCGTCAGAGGAATCTTACAGTGATTCTGTGAAAAGATTTTTCACAAATTATCATGCATCAAACTACTTGTCACACCAAATGGTGTACCGGTCTGGTAGAGTTCAGAAACTGATG ACTGATGCAGAGAAGATGTACATGGTTATTAAGGCTGCTTCTATTGAACAGAACTGCAAGCCAAGTTTAATGCAACATGGTCTTTGTGGACAGCATGCAGATTCTTTTAACATCCTTCCTAGCGAGGATGGTAGTGTTAGTGGGAAATCTGTTGTTAATATGGATATGGGTAAAAGCACAAAG GAGAGTGCAgctgcttttgtttttttcaagaCTCGCTATGCTGCTCTCGTTGCTGCACAGgttcttcaattttcaaatcCCATGTTATGGGTAACAAACTTGGCTCCAGAGCCACATGATGTTTATTGGTCAAACCTTTGTATACCATACAAACAACTTTGGATCCGTAAGATAGGAACACTTGTGGCTACTATTGCCttcatgtttgtgtttcttATTCCTGTAACACTTGTTCAAGGTTTGACTCAACTAGATCAGCTACAACAAACATTTCCATTCTTGAGAGGACTTCTGAAGAA GAAGTATATGAGTCAGCTGGTAACAGGTTACCTTCCAAGTGTAGTTTTGATTTTAGCTCTGTATATTGTACCACCAGTCATGATGCTATTTTCAGCAGTAGAGGGGTCTATTTCCCGCAGTGGGAGAAAAAGGAGTGCATGCTGCAAAGTCTTGTACTTCACAATTTGGAATGtcttttttgttaatgtttttACTGGCTCCGTTATCAGCCAATTGAACGTCTTTTCTAGTGTGAAAGACATACCTACACAACTTGCCAAAGCGGTTCCTAGACAG GTTACCTTCTTCACGACTTATGTTTTATCATCTGGTTGGGCAAGTTTGGCTTGTGAAGTGATGCAAGTCTTTGCCCTTTCCTGCAACTTGTTTAAAAGATTCGTACTTAGAAAAAAGGATGATTCATCCAGTGGCACCTTGTCTTTCCCATACCATACAGAAGTCCCACGACTCCTCTTGTTTGGATTCCTTGGCTTTACATGTTCCATCTTGGCACCCTTAATAGTGCCCTTCTTGTGGGTCTACTTTGTACTTGCTTATTTTGTCTATCGAAATCAG aTACTCAATGTATatgtttcaaaatatgaaaccGGGGGACAGTTATGGCCCGTTGTTCACAACACAACAATCTTTTCATTGGTACTATCACAAATAATCGCTCTTGGGGTTTTTGGAATCAAACGATCACCAGTGGCTTCAGGCTTCACATTTCCATTGATTATCTGCACTCTTCTATTCAATGAGTATTGTAGGCAGCGATTTCTCCCAATATTTAAGACCAATGCTGCAGAG ATTCTTATTGAGATGGATCGGAAAGATGAGCAGAGTGGAAAAATGGAAGAGATTCATCGACAGTTGCGTGCAGCTTATTACCAGTTCACAGTAGCTTCTCAtgaattgtgtaaatttgaATGCTTGAGTCATGGGGCCAAAAAAAGCAGCCCAGATCCAAAAAATGTGAAGCCAG GTAATGAACCAAGACAACAAAATGGGTCACAAACTGTTCATTGCAATTTGGATGTAGAAGAAAACAGAATGAAGTAA
- the LOC126699678 gene encoding uncharacterized protein LOC126699678, translating into MKTMVAMALPASTVLPPTPTSKFRIKHFHGQLQRHSRSCVHHQTFPTCSMKVSMKEFSDPNKFKTQINIAMKKLWEVIPDSVKEIPWKKAEGILLERLIFLGQKGLKWTLITLFIFSSLSDVIFSLSRNQELIIPFGLFVGCLMTDFIKEASQELFCHLEDKGLTWQLLGIACFFVLIKFLSTNFALQARVFLLHLANGGLMQLLWLWREERDKSNGEVYSKDQDASLAKDGGD; encoded by the exons ATGAAGACAATGGTAGCAATGGCACTTCCAGCTTCCACAGTATTGCCTCCAACCCCAACTTCGAAATTTCGG ATTAAGCATTTTCACGGTCAATTACAAAGGCACTCGAGATCATGTGTCCATCACCAAACCTTCCCCACATGTTCTATGAAAGTATCAATGAAAGAATTTAGTGACCCAAATAAATTCAAGACGCAGATCAATATTGCAATGAAGAAGCTATGGGAAGTCATCCCTGACTCAGTTAAAGAAATCCCATGGAAGAAAGCAGAGGGCATTCTGCTTGAGCGACTTATTTTTCTTGGACAGAAAGGATTAAAGTGGACTCTTATTACGTTGTTCATTTTTAGTTCCTTATCAGATGTCATATTTTCACTCTCTAGAAACCAAGAACTTATCATTCCTTTTGGTCTCTTTGTTGGCTGCTTGATGACTGATTTTATCAAAGAGGCGTCACAAGAACTGTTTTGCCACTTAGAG GACAAAGGTTTGACGTGGCAACTTCTAGGCATTGCTTGCTTCTTTGTTCTTATTAAGtttctctctacaaattttGCATTACAAGCACgtgtttttcttttgcatttggCAAATGGCGGGTTGATGCAACTCTTGTGGTTGTggagagaagaaagagataaaAGCAATGGGGAGGTCTACTCAAAGGACCAAGATGCTTCACTAGCCAAGGATGGAGGTGATTGA